The Clostridium sporogenes genome contains a region encoding:
- a CDS encoding ABC transporter permease, whose translation MFLNERLKINFKIQFRENKLGYISLCIILILVLSSTFSFLSPYDPNKIDLSNKLANPSLKHLFGTDEMGRDYFTRSLYGGRASLMVGFISMIISTTLGTIVGTFSGYIGGKIDNIIMRTIDILMCIPTFFLILIINAYLEPGIENIIIIIGLFGWMDIARIVRAQTLSLKEREYVLCSKALGAPNKKIIFKHIIPNVIPSVMVASTINIASAILTESSLSFLGLGVRAPNSSWGSMLQNAQGFISSSPYLAIFPGLFILFTVLSFNILGDIFAIALDPKINK comes from the coding sequence TTGTTTTTAAATGAAAGACTTAAAATAAATTTCAAAATACAATTTAGAGAAAATAAATTAGGGTATATATCTTTATGTATAATTTTAATATTAGTTCTTTCCTCAACCTTTTCTTTTTTATCCCCTTATGACCCTAACAAAATAGATTTATCTAACAAATTAGCTAATCCTAGTTTAAAACATTTATTTGGCACAGATGAAATGGGTAGAGATTATTTTACTCGCTCTTTATATGGTGGAAGAGCTTCTTTAATGGTAGGTTTTATATCTATGATCATATCCACAACTCTCGGAACTATTGTAGGAACCTTTAGCGGTTATATAGGTGGCAAAATAGATAATATAATAATGAGAACCATAGATATATTAATGTGTATCCCAACCTTTTTTCTCATACTTATAATTAATGCCTACTTAGAACCTGGCATAGAGAATATAATTATTATTATTGGATTATTCGGTTGGATGGACATAGCTAGAATAGTTAGAGCTCAAACACTTTCATTAAAAGAAAGAGAGTACGTTCTATGTTCAAAGGCTTTAGGTGCTCCTAATAAAAAAATTATTTTTAAACATATAATTCCAAATGTTATCCCCTCTGTAATGGTGGCCTCCACTATAAACATTGCCTCTGCTATTCTTACAGAATCCTCCCTTAGTTTTCTAGGCTTAGGCGTTAGAGCACCTAATTCCTCTTGGGGAAGTATGCTACAAAATGCTCAAGGTTTTATTTCCTCATCACCCTACTTAGCTATATTTCCCGGACTTTTTATACTTTTTACAGTTTTAAGCTTTAATATATTAGGGGATATTTTTGCCATAGCCTTGGATCCTAAAATTAATAAATAA